One Sediminibacillus dalangtanensis genomic region harbors:
- a CDS encoding YisL family protein — protein MTTHLHITSWVLAFILFGLALMFKKQGKDKPAKILQMILRLDYLLILYSGGDLIAYYFQQSYMLGEVIVKGLAGIWVIAAMEMIAVKYSKGKPVLGVWVQFAIAVLIVLVLGFGRLPFGLHFMS, from the coding sequence ATGACGACGCATCTACATATCACTTCATGGGTACTAGCGTTTATTTTATTTGGACTAGCTTTGATGTTTAAAAAGCAGGGTAAAGACAAACCGGCAAAAATTTTACAGATGATTTTGCGACTCGATTACCTGTTGATCTTGTATTCTGGTGGTGACTTGATTGCGTACTACTTCCAGCAAAGTTATATGCTTGGAGAAGTCATCGTTAAGGGATTGGCAGGAATTTGGGTGATCGCAGCTATGGAAATGATTGCTGTGAAATACAGCAAAGGCAAGCCAGTTTTGGGTGTCTGGGTACAGTTTGCTATCGCGGTGCTCATTGTTCTGGTTCTAGGTTTTGGCAGACTGCCATTCGGCCTGCATTTCATGTCTTGA
- the asnB gene encoding asparagine synthase (glutamine-hydrolyzing) — translation MCGITGWIDFKRNLSGEIATVRKMAGTIRHRGPDEYNEWISNHAAFGHQRLIVVDPEGGKQPMECLRGEEKYVMIYNGELYNTEDLRQELLEKGWSFTSHSDTEVLLKSFIQWREACVEKLNGIFAFAIWDSEKQQLFMARDRLGVKPLFFKQHGEGLLFSSEIKALLAHPEVEPVLDREGLSEVLALGPSRTPGHGVFKGINEIPAAHIGIFNQDGFQTHRYWNVVSKQHEDDVETTARTIRELLTDAVERQLVSDVSLGTFLSGGVDSSAITAIAANYLQANGKGPLSTFSIDYQGNEKYFKQSSFQPNSDNDFIGKMSTFSGTNHHPFVMDNMTLAEMLKEAVEMRDLPGMADVDSSLLWFCRQTKQEVTVALSGECADEIFGGYPWFYREDDLTREGFPWIRSSEVRRSLLTEEWKQKLDLQGYMLKRYQETIDGTPEYEGDSPLEKQRRQMFYLNMNWFMPTLLDRKDRMSMGASFEARVPFSDHRLVEYVWNIPWEMKTYNGREKGILRKALEGLLPNEILYRKKSPYPKTHNPVYTGAVVSWLEEISRDPDARLFELFSRKEIEKLIQTEGKQIEAPWFGQLMTGPQLLAHLGQIDHWLRTYQIKIEN, via the coding sequence ATGTGTGGGATCACAGGCTGGATAGATTTTAAACGCAACTTATCCGGGGAAATAGCCACCGTTCGTAAAATGGCTGGGACCATCCGGCATCGGGGACCTGATGAATATAACGAGTGGATTTCCAATCACGCTGCGTTTGGTCATCAACGATTGATTGTTGTCGACCCCGAAGGTGGAAAGCAGCCAATGGAGTGCCTGCGCGGGGAAGAAAAATATGTCATGATTTACAATGGTGAACTTTACAATACAGAGGACCTGCGCCAAGAACTATTGGAAAAAGGCTGGAGTTTTACTTCCCATTCTGATACGGAAGTATTATTGAAGAGTTTTATCCAGTGGAGAGAGGCCTGTGTCGAAAAGTTAAATGGAATTTTTGCGTTCGCCATCTGGGATTCGGAAAAGCAGCAGTTGTTTATGGCGCGAGACCGCCTTGGCGTCAAACCGTTGTTTTTCAAACAGCATGGGGAGGGGCTCTTGTTTTCTTCTGAAATAAAAGCGCTGCTGGCTCATCCTGAAGTAGAACCTGTTTTGGATCGTGAAGGATTAAGTGAAGTGCTTGCGCTTGGTCCATCTCGTACTCCCGGTCATGGAGTATTCAAAGGGATCAATGAAATTCCTGCTGCTCACATCGGAATTTTTAATCAGGATGGATTTCAAACGCACCGCTATTGGAATGTAGTCAGCAAACAGCATGAAGACGACGTGGAAACAACAGCCCGGACTATTAGGGAATTGCTGACTGATGCTGTAGAACGACAGCTGGTTTCCGATGTTTCCCTCGGCACTTTTTTATCAGGAGGGGTGGATTCAAGCGCCATAACCGCGATTGCGGCCAATTACTTGCAGGCTAATGGAAAAGGGCCGTTATCGACATTCTCGATCGATTATCAGGGCAATGAAAAATATTTTAAACAAAGTTCCTTTCAACCGAATAGCGACAATGACTTTATCGGAAAGATGAGCACCTTTAGCGGGACCAATCATCATCCCTTTGTCATGGATAACATGACGTTGGCAGAAATGTTGAAAGAAGCTGTTGAGATGCGTGACTTGCCTGGGATGGCGGATGTAGATTCCTCGCTACTTTGGTTTTGCCGTCAGACGAAACAGGAGGTGACCGTCGCCCTTTCCGGAGAATGCGCGGATGAAATTTTTGGAGGATATCCTTGGTTTTATCGTGAAGACGATTTAACCCGGGAAGGCTTCCCATGGATTCGTTCCTCTGAAGTGAGACGATCCTTATTAACGGAAGAATGGAAACAAAAACTCGATTTACAGGGTTACATGCTGAAACGATACCAGGAAACGATCGATGGAACGCCGGAATATGAGGGGGACAGTCCCCTGGAAAAACAGCGCCGGCAAATGTTTTATCTAAACATGAACTGGTTCATGCCGACACTTCTGGATAGAAAGGACCGGATGAGTATGGGGGCCAGTTTTGAAGCAAGGGTCCCATTCAGCGACCATCGACTTGTTGAATATGTTTGGAATATACCATGGGAAATGAAGACATATAACGGTAGGGAAAAGGGGATTTTAAGAAAGGCATTGGAGGGGCTGCTCCCGAATGAAATCCTTTATCGGAAAAAGAGCCCATATCCAAAAACCCACAATCCTGTCTACACGGGTGCCGTTGTTTCATGGCTGGAAGAAATAAGCAGGGATCCGGATGCCAGGCTGTTTGAACTGTTTAGTCGGAAAGAAATCGAAAAATTGATTCAAACAGAAGGAAAACAAATAGAGGCACCGTGGTTTGGTCAACTAATGACTGGGCCGCAGCTGTTGGCCCATCTCGGCCAAATTGATCACTGGCTTCGAACCTATCAAATTAAGATAGAAAATTAA